The Mannheimia pernigra sequence ACTTCAATAATATCATCGGTAAACTCAATTGGGTGGCTAGTGGTGTAACGAAGGCGATCAATGCCGTCAATCGCCGCCACTAAACGGAGCAATTCAGCAAAAGTACAAATTCCACCGTCAAACGTTTCGCCACGGTAAGCATTTACGTTTTGACCGAGTAAATTTACTTCACGCACACCTTGAGCAGCAAGTTGTGCAATTTCAAATAATACATCATCCACTGGGCGTGAAACTTCTTCGCCTCGTGTGTAAGGCACAACACAGAATGAACAATATTTGTTACAGCCTTCCATAATTGACACGAAAGCAGTTGGACCTTCCGCTTTGGGCTCTGGCAAGCGGTCAAATTTCTCAATTTCTGGGAAAGAGATATCCACAATCGAGCTTTTACCGCCACGAATTTGGTTAATCATTTCAGGTAAGCGGTGTAAGGTTTGAGGACCAAATACAATATCCACATAAGGGGCGCGATCACGAATATGTTCCCCTTCTTGAGAAGCAACACAGCCACCTACGCCAATAATTAGATTTGGCTTGTCTTTTTTCCAATTTTTCCAACGACCAAGTTGTGAAAATACTTTCTCTTGTGCTTTTTCACGAATAGAACAGGTATTTAAAAGTAAAACATCTGCATCTTCTGGATGCTCTGTGAGTTCAAAACCGTGTGTTGAGTTTAGCAAATCTGCCATTTTTGACGAGTCGTACTCGTTCATTTGGCAGCCCCAAGTGGTAATATGTAATTTAGCCATAGTTAAAAAATAATAAATATATCAATTAGTTAGAAAAGAAAAGCGTAAAGCAATTTATTGTTTTTA is a genomic window containing:
- the miaB gene encoding tRNA (N6-isopentenyl adenosine(37)-C2)-methylthiotransferase MiaB translates to MAKLHITTWGCQMNEYDSSKMADLLNSTHGFELTEHPEDADVLLLNTCSIREKAQEKVFSQLGRWKNWKKDKPNLIIGVGGCVASQEGEHIRDRAPYVDIVFGPQTLHRLPEMINQIRGGKSSIVDISFPEIEKFDRLPEPKAEGPTAFVSIMEGCNKYCSFCVVPYTRGEEVSRPVDDVLFEIAQLAAQGVREVNLLGQNVNAYRGETFDGGICTFAELLRLVAAIDGIDRLRYTTSHPIEFTDDIIEVYRDTPELVSFLHLPIQSGADRVLTMMKRNHTALEYKAIIRKLREVRPEIQISSDFIVGFPGETAEDFEQTMKIIEQVNFDMSFSFIYSARPGTPAADLPDNVSEEEKKARLSRLQQRINHQAMQFSRAMLGTEQRILVEGPSKKDLMELTGRTETNRVVNFVGTPDMIGKFVDVKITDVYTNSLRGEVIRTEEEMGLRMVESAEDVIARTRKEDALGVGKYVVNL